Proteins found in one Paralichthys olivaceus isolate ysfri-2021 chromosome 19, ASM2471397v2, whole genome shotgun sequence genomic segment:
- the LOC109641211 gene encoding dentin sialophosphoprotein-like isoform X3 translates to MTEAVEARSSTTTTMVIDSKSGDAGSSSQRTPKKTFTEDVHSTFSSPLAWILVLALVITWSCVFVIVFDLMDYKTLSGGLTKIGSDPMKVVNDAVEESSNLISLMFKFAANLVAPEEDEANLYAVRKKGEFLPSRSKVVGMQAKTKPPVVEAVEEEEEGDEEEGDEEEAAEEEEEEEEEEQDEGDAEEGEQLDEEEEYEEYYEDEEYEDEYYEDEEYEDEEEYEEEEEYEEEEDYEEEEAEGEGEAGVEVEEAGGVEDDEEEGEEAAAEVEEEEEEEEEDEEEGKEVEDKVEEEDEEDEDEDEEEDEDEEEEEEGPDEEEKEEEKKDEAAVDEEEDVAEEEEDGLAAEVEQDDEDDDEDEKEPEAAAADTDEDDEGESKEETAEEEEDKEDEDDEVEEEKTDAADEDDEEESVAADAEDDDDEVSPEPSSTSEDEESGVSPDSESDAPVDVKVSDEDVTLPDDADKEDEEDKDDEDDEDDEDDKDDKVDEDDEDDKDDEDDEDDAFSDSSDLSESALLSSEEEAEEDGDDDDDEDDKLAEGVATSDSDEDDLKLDLPPVVTVGEDEEDDEIEELKFPEEEDLLLLAALEEDYGDLKDSDDDEDDDEDLEDVSVASSEHFADDEDDNEDSDLRDDDLDIDFDKDVRVDLDAEDDDDDDDEDDEDDKVEEEVDVAPFESTDSGVLGDDDDDDALGTDEGSVGETVYSDDITYDTSDEDDDDDDEDIDSSSLEFSLDQEEVKFVYTEKDEDEIISESLAGEEEEEEDDEDDEDDDVLLAATTAAASTVQQEAVKTEVGEEEEQLSQADDEDEAEEGDAEEAASVTGQPAAPVEEDEGGDEEPEAEAQRSVDEAEDEKEEYDEDDDEERATVDVIKPLPEPEEEATKSEATDCPCLHSAKTKESGTKTAEKKEAPRRVSAVRRKKDRDAVKTDDKPKRKALPRVASLEPKIRRIRRIPVPLRVKRDEKTKTSKTETASKKQDEVPESGQEVGPCRPAPVYCPSPPGWYVHHIVTDNPYPPPTMSAPSAPVLTVHPGAPPPPMQPLYHQPPPPLMHYQPYPPPLQPVMQPPPEPAQPAEAVPPVAPEQEAPVQEAPVQPEVQAPAAEAPPAATLLHEPVTVEEEVKAPPPQKAAKKKTTKATDSEKEPPAAKQKTKKDAVVSKDKTKAAPAKKDSAAKEEKTKSPAAAKKEKTVKEKNKTPAAAKKEAAAVRQKRKSSSEKTASPVKSKAKTAPAKKDPEPRPQPIRLRTRHDAVKRANVTSQAKEEKPARSSSSEPAKMKSETAAERKGKAEPAENKAAPDKEKQPSEAKKAKRASCAA, encoded by the exons CGCGGTcgtccaccaccaccaccatggtCATCGACAGTAAGAGCGGAGACGCCGGCTCGTCGTCTCAACGGACCCCAAAGAAAACGTTCACAGAGGACGTGCACTCTACGTTCAGCTCCCCGCTGGCCTGGATCTTAGTCCTGGCCCTCGTCATCACGTGGTCCTGCGTGTTTGTCATCGTGTTCGACCTGATGGACTACAAGACTCTCTCAG GAGGCCTCACTAAGATCGGCTCAGACCCCATGAAGGTGGTGAACGATGCGGTGGAGGAATCATCAAACCTGATCAGTTTGATGTTCAAATTTGCTGCCAACCTGGTCGCTCCAGAAGAAGATGAAG CAAATCTCTACGCCGtgagaaaaaaag gAGAATTTCTACCGTCTCGAAGTAAAG ttgtAGGGATGCAAGCAAAGACGAAACCACCAGTGGTTGAAGCtgtagaggaagaggaggagggagatgaggaggagggagacgaagaggaggctgctgaggaggaggaggaggaggaggaggaggagcaggatgaaGGAGATGCAGAAGAGGGGGAACAActagatgaggaagaggagtatGAAGAGTATTATGAGGATGAAGAATATGAGGATGAGTATTATGAGGATGAAGAAtatgaggatgaggaagagtatgaggaggaggaagaatatgaggaggaggaagattacgaggaggaggaagctgaaggagagggggaggctggggtggaggtggaggaggcagggggagttgaagacgatgaagaagagggagaagaagctgcggcagaggtggaggaagaggaggaggaggaagaagaagatgaagaggagggaaaggAAGTGGAGGataaggtggaggaggaggacgaggaggacgaggacgaggacgaggaggaggacgaggacgaggaggaggaggaagaaggacctgatgaggaagaaaaagaggaggagaagaaagatgaagcagctgtggatgaagaggaggatgtggccgaggaagaggaggacggaTTAGCTGCTGAGGTGGAgcaagatgatgaagatgatgatgaagatgagaaggAACCTGAAGCAGCTGCGGcagacactgatgaagatgatgaaggtgaaTCCAAAGAGGAgactgcagaagaagaggaggacaaagaagatgaagatgatgaggtagaggaagagaagacagatgctgctgatgaagatgatgaagaggagtcTGTAGCTGCTGAtgctgaggatgatgatgatgaagtttcTCCTGAACCTAGTTCCACTTCTGAGGATGAAGAGTCGGGCGTGTCTCCCGACTCTGAGTCTGACGCACCTGTTGACGTCAAAGTCAGCGATGAAGATGTGACTCTGCCTGATGACGCTGataaagaagatgaagaagacaaagatgatgaagacgacGAAGATGACGAAGACGACAAAGATGATAAagttgatgaagatgatgaagacgacaaagatgatgaagatgatgaagatgatgcctTCTCCGACAGCTCAGACCTCAGTGAATCTGCACTTCTCTCcagtgaagaggaggcagaggaggatggcgacgatgacgatgatgaagatgacaaaCTTGCTGAGGGTGTCGCGACATCTGACAGCGATGAAGAcgacctgaagcttgatcttcCTCCTGTCGTCACAGTaggtgaggatgaggaagatgatgaaatTGAGGAACTCAAATTCCCAGAGGAGGaagatcttcttcttctggccGCTCTTGAAGAAGACTATGGAGACCTGAAGGACAGTGATGATgacgaggatgatgatgaagatctgGAGGACGTCTCTGTTGCCTCCTCTGAGCACTTtgcagatgatgaagatgacaatGAAGACAGTGACCTCAGAGACGATGACCTCGACATCGACTTTGATAAAGATGTCCGCGTTGACCTCGACGCtgaagacgatgatgatgatgatgatgaagacgatgaagaCGATAAAGTTGAGGAGGAAGTTGACGTCGCTCCCTTCGAGAGCACAGACAGTGGAGTCctaggtgatgatgatgatgatgatgctctgGGAACAGATGAAGGGTCTGTTGGAGAGACTGTCTACAGCGATGACATCACCTATGACACAAGTGATGAAGACGACGATGACGACGATGAAGATATTGATTCCAGCTCGCTTGAGTTCAGCCTCGATCAAGAGGAAGTTAAATTTGTTTACACTGAAAAAGACGAAGACGAGATCATATCAGAGTCTTTAgctggtgaggaggaggaggaggaggacgatgaagacgatgaagatgatgacgTCCTGCTCGCAG CCACCACTGCAGCGGCGTCCACTGTCCAGCAGGAGGCAGTAAAGACTGAGgtgggtgaggaagaggagcagctcagtcaggctgatgatgaagatgaagctgaGGAGGGTGACGCAGAGGAAGCTG CCTCGGTCACCGGTCAGCCTGCTGCTCCTGTCGAGGAAGACGAGGGAGGAGACGAAGAGCCGGAGGCTGAAGCTCAGAGATCTGTGGATGAAGCCGAAGATGAGAAAGAGGAGTACGATGAAGACGACGATGAGGAGCGGGCGACGGTGGATGTGATCAAACCTTTGCCTGAACCTGAGGAGGAGGCGACGAAGAGTGAGGCCACAG ATTGTCCGTGTTTACATTCTGCTAAAACCAAAGAGTCCGGCACCaagactgcagagaaaaaag aggCTCCGAGGAGGGTTTCAgctgtgaggaggaaaaaag aCCGCGACGCTGTGAAAACAGACGACAAGCCGAAAAGGAAAG CTCTTCCCAGAGTTGCGAGTCTGGAGCCGAAGATCAGGAGGATCAGGAGAATCCCGGTTCCTCTCAGAG TCAAGAGGGACGAGAAGACAAAAACTTCCAAAACAG AGACAGCGTCCAAAAAACAAGACGAGGTCCCAGAGTCCGGACAAGAAG TCGGCCCCTGCAGACCTGCCCCCGTCTACTGTCCGTCTCCGCCTGGCTGGTACG TTCATCACATCGTCACAGACAACCCGTACCCTCCTCCCACCATGTCAG CTCCGTCTGCTCCTGTTCTCACCGTCCACCCCGGAGCGCCGCCGCCGCCGATGCAGCCGCTCTACCATCAGCCCCCTCCCCCGCTGATGCACTATCAACCATATCCTCCGCCGCTGCAGCCGGTGATGCAGCCTCCACCAGAACCAGCTCAGCCGGCTGAAGCGGTGCCGCCAGTGGCCCCAGAGCAGGAGGCCCCGGTGCAGGAGGCCCCGGTGCAGCCGGAGGTTCAGGCTCCAGCTGCCGAAGCTCCGCCGGCCGCAACTCTGCTCCACG aaccagtgactgtggaggaagaggtgaaGGCTCCACCCCCCCAGAAag CTGCTAAGAAGAAAACAACGAAGGCGACTGACTCAGAGAAAG AGCCGCCAGCAGCCAAACAGAAAACTAAGAAAG ATGCTGTTGTTTCCAAAGACAAAACCAAAGCAGCTCCTGCAAAGAAAG ACTCCGCagcaaaagaagagaaaaccaaAAGTCCTGCAGCAGCGAAAAAAG agaaaactgtaaaagaaaaaaacaagactcCTGCAGCTGCAAAGAAAG
- the LOC109641211 gene encoding dentin sialophosphoprotein-like isoform X4 translates to MTEAVEARSSTTTTMVIDSKSGDAGSSSQRTPKKTFTEDVHSTFSSPLAWILVLALVITWSCVFVIVFDLMDYKTLSGGLTKIGSDPMKVVNDAVEESSNLISLMFKFAANLVAPEEDEANLYAVRKKGEFLPSRSKVVGMQAKTKPPVVEAVEEEEEGDEEEGDEEEAAEEEEEEEEEEQDEGDAEEGEQLDEEEEYEEYYEDEEYEDEYYEDEEYEDEEEYEEEEEYEEEEDYEEEEAEGEGEAGVEVEEAGGVEDDEEEGEEAAAEVEEEEEEEEEDEEEGKEVEDKVEEEDEEDEDEDEEEDEDEEEEEEGPDEEEKEEEKKDEAAVDEEEDVAEEEEDGLAAEVEQDDEDDDEDEKEPEAAAADTDEDDEGESKEETAEEEEDKEDEDDEVEEEKTDAADEDDEEESVAADAEDDDDEVSPEPSSTSEDEESGVSPDSESDAPVDVKVSDEDVTLPDDADKEDEEDKDDEDDEDDEDDKDDKVDEDDEDDKDDEDDEDDAFSDSSDLSESALLSSEEEAEEDGDDDDDEDDKLAEGVATSDSDEDDLKLDLPPVVTVGEDEEDDEIEELKFPEEEDLLLLAALEEDYGDLKDSDDDEDDDEDLEDVSVASSEHFADDEDDNEDSDLRDDDLDIDFDKDVRVDLDAEDDDDDDDEDDEDDKVEEEVDVAPFESTDSGVLGDDDDDDALGTDEGSVGETVYSDDITYDTSDEDDDDDDEDIDSSSLEFSLDQEEVKFVYTEKDEDEIISESLAGEEEEEEDDEDDEDDDVLLAATTAAASTVQQEAVKTEVGEEEEQLSQADDEDEAEEGDAEEAASVTGQPAAPVEEDEGGDEEPEAEAQRSVDEAEDEKEEYDEDDDEERATVDVIKPLPEPEEEATKSEATDCPCLHSAKTKESGTKTAEKKEAPRRVSAVRRKKDRDAVKTDDKPKRKALPRVASLEPKIRRIRRIPVPLRVKRDEKTKTSKTETASKKQDEVPESGQEVGPCRPAPVYCPSPPGWYVHHIVTDNPYPPPTMSAPSAPVLTVHPGAPPPPMQPLYHQPPPPLMHYQPYPPPLQPVMQPPPEPAQPAEAVPPVAPEQEAPVQEAPVQPEVQAPAAEAPPAATLLHEPVTVEEEVKAPPPQKAAKKKTTKATDSEKEPPAAKQKTKKDAVVSKDKTKAAPAKKDSAAKEEKTKSPAAAKKEKTVKEKNKTPAAAKKEAAAVRQKRKSSSEKTASPVKSKAKTAPAKKDPEPRPQPIRLRTRHDAVKRANVTSQAKEEKPARSSSSEPGKAEPAENKAAPDKEKQPSEAKKAKRASCAA, encoded by the exons CGCGGTcgtccaccaccaccaccatggtCATCGACAGTAAGAGCGGAGACGCCGGCTCGTCGTCTCAACGGACCCCAAAGAAAACGTTCACAGAGGACGTGCACTCTACGTTCAGCTCCCCGCTGGCCTGGATCTTAGTCCTGGCCCTCGTCATCACGTGGTCCTGCGTGTTTGTCATCGTGTTCGACCTGATGGACTACAAGACTCTCTCAG GAGGCCTCACTAAGATCGGCTCAGACCCCATGAAGGTGGTGAACGATGCGGTGGAGGAATCATCAAACCTGATCAGTTTGATGTTCAAATTTGCTGCCAACCTGGTCGCTCCAGAAGAAGATGAAG CAAATCTCTACGCCGtgagaaaaaaag gAGAATTTCTACCGTCTCGAAGTAAAG ttgtAGGGATGCAAGCAAAGACGAAACCACCAGTGGTTGAAGCtgtagaggaagaggaggagggagatgaggaggagggagacgaagaggaggctgctgaggaggaggaggaggaggaggaggaggagcaggatgaaGGAGATGCAGAAGAGGGGGAACAActagatgaggaagaggagtatGAAGAGTATTATGAGGATGAAGAATATGAGGATGAGTATTATGAGGATGAAGAAtatgaggatgaggaagagtatgaggaggaggaagaatatgaggaggaggaagattacgaggaggaggaagctgaaggagagggggaggctggggtggaggtggaggaggcagggggagttgaagacgatgaagaagagggagaagaagctgcggcagaggtggaggaagaggaggaggaggaagaagaagatgaagaggagggaaaggAAGTGGAGGataaggtggaggaggaggacgaggaggacgaggacgaggacgaggaggaggacgaggacgaggaggaggaggaagaaggacctgatgaggaagaaaaagaggaggagaagaaagatgaagcagctgtggatgaagaggaggatgtggccgaggaagaggaggacggaTTAGCTGCTGAGGTGGAgcaagatgatgaagatgatgatgaagatgagaaggAACCTGAAGCAGCTGCGGcagacactgatgaagatgatgaaggtgaaTCCAAAGAGGAgactgcagaagaagaggaggacaaagaagatgaagatgatgaggtagaggaagagaagacagatgctgctgatgaagatgatgaagaggagtcTGTAGCTGCTGAtgctgaggatgatgatgatgaagtttcTCCTGAACCTAGTTCCACTTCTGAGGATGAAGAGTCGGGCGTGTCTCCCGACTCTGAGTCTGACGCACCTGTTGACGTCAAAGTCAGCGATGAAGATGTGACTCTGCCTGATGACGCTGataaagaagatgaagaagacaaagatgatgaagacgacGAAGATGACGAAGACGACAAAGATGATAAagttgatgaagatgatgaagacgacaaagatgatgaagatgatgaagatgatgcctTCTCCGACAGCTCAGACCTCAGTGAATCTGCACTTCTCTCcagtgaagaggaggcagaggaggatggcgacgatgacgatgatgaagatgacaaaCTTGCTGAGGGTGTCGCGACATCTGACAGCGATGAAGAcgacctgaagcttgatcttcCTCCTGTCGTCACAGTaggtgaggatgaggaagatgatgaaatTGAGGAACTCAAATTCCCAGAGGAGGaagatcttcttcttctggccGCTCTTGAAGAAGACTATGGAGACCTGAAGGACAGTGATGATgacgaggatgatgatgaagatctgGAGGACGTCTCTGTTGCCTCCTCTGAGCACTTtgcagatgatgaagatgacaatGAAGACAGTGACCTCAGAGACGATGACCTCGACATCGACTTTGATAAAGATGTCCGCGTTGACCTCGACGCtgaagacgatgatgatgatgatgatgaagacgatgaagaCGATAAAGTTGAGGAGGAAGTTGACGTCGCTCCCTTCGAGAGCACAGACAGTGGAGTCctaggtgatgatgatgatgatgatgctctgGGAACAGATGAAGGGTCTGTTGGAGAGACTGTCTACAGCGATGACATCACCTATGACACAAGTGATGAAGACGACGATGACGACGATGAAGATATTGATTCCAGCTCGCTTGAGTTCAGCCTCGATCAAGAGGAAGTTAAATTTGTTTACACTGAAAAAGACGAAGACGAGATCATATCAGAGTCTTTAgctggtgaggaggaggaggaggaggacgatgaagacgatgaagatgatgacgTCCTGCTCGCAG CCACCACTGCAGCGGCGTCCACTGTCCAGCAGGAGGCAGTAAAGACTGAGgtgggtgaggaagaggagcagctcagtcaggctgatgatgaagatgaagctgaGGAGGGTGACGCAGAGGAAGCTG CCTCGGTCACCGGTCAGCCTGCTGCTCCTGTCGAGGAAGACGAGGGAGGAGACGAAGAGCCGGAGGCTGAAGCTCAGAGATCTGTGGATGAAGCCGAAGATGAGAAAGAGGAGTACGATGAAGACGACGATGAGGAGCGGGCGACGGTGGATGTGATCAAACCTTTGCCTGAACCTGAGGAGGAGGCGACGAAGAGTGAGGCCACAG ATTGTCCGTGTTTACATTCTGCTAAAACCAAAGAGTCCGGCACCaagactgcagagaaaaaag aggCTCCGAGGAGGGTTTCAgctgtgaggaggaaaaaag aCCGCGACGCTGTGAAAACAGACGACAAGCCGAAAAGGAAAG CTCTTCCCAGAGTTGCGAGTCTGGAGCCGAAGATCAGGAGGATCAGGAGAATCCCGGTTCCTCTCAGAG TCAAGAGGGACGAGAAGACAAAAACTTCCAAAACAG AGACAGCGTCCAAAAAACAAGACGAGGTCCCAGAGTCCGGACAAGAAG TCGGCCCCTGCAGACCTGCCCCCGTCTACTGTCCGTCTCCGCCTGGCTGGTACG TTCATCACATCGTCACAGACAACCCGTACCCTCCTCCCACCATGTCAG CTCCGTCTGCTCCTGTTCTCACCGTCCACCCCGGAGCGCCGCCGCCGCCGATGCAGCCGCTCTACCATCAGCCCCCTCCCCCGCTGATGCACTATCAACCATATCCTCCGCCGCTGCAGCCGGTGATGCAGCCTCCACCAGAACCAGCTCAGCCGGCTGAAGCGGTGCCGCCAGTGGCCCCAGAGCAGGAGGCCCCGGTGCAGGAGGCCCCGGTGCAGCCGGAGGTTCAGGCTCCAGCTGCCGAAGCTCCGCCGGCCGCAACTCTGCTCCACG aaccagtgactgtggaggaagaggtgaaGGCTCCACCCCCCCAGAAag CTGCTAAGAAGAAAACAACGAAGGCGACTGACTCAGAGAAAG AGCCGCCAGCAGCCAAACAGAAAACTAAGAAAG ATGCTGTTGTTTCCAAAGACAAAACCAAAGCAGCTCCTGCAAAGAAAG ACTCCGCagcaaaagaagagaaaaccaaAAGTCCTGCAGCAGCGAAAAAAG agaaaactgtaaaagaaaaaaacaagactcCTGCAGCTGCAAAGAAAG